From a single Miscanthus floridulus cultivar M001 chromosome 8, ASM1932011v1, whole genome shotgun sequence genomic region:
- the LOC136475204 gene encoding coronatine-insensitive protein homolog 1b-like isoform X2 — protein MYGLIPDDWGAYVRPWVTELAAPLECLKALHLRRMVVTDNDLAELVRAKGHMLQELKLDKCTGFSTDGLRLVAHSCRYVKMQCPDCGSVPDEPALCLLCGKLCSPSWKPCMLQDW, from the exons ATGTATGGCCTCATACCTGACGACTGGGGCGCCTACGTCCGCCCCTGGGTCACCGAGCTCGCCGCGCCGCTCGAGTGCCTCAAGGCGCTCCACCTCCGCCGCATGGTCGTCACGGACAACGACCTCGCTGAGCTCGTCCGTGCCAAGGGCCACATGCTGCAGGAGCTCAAGCTCGACAAGTGCACCGGCTTCTCCACGGATGGACTCCGCCTCGTTGCCCACTCCTGCAG ATATGTCAAGATGCAATGCCCTGATTGTGGCTCAGTGCCTGATGAACCGGCACTGTGTTTGCTTTGTGGCAAACTATGTTCGCCTAGTTGGAAACCATGCATGCTGCAG GACTGGTAA
- the LOC136475204 gene encoding uncharacterized protein isoform X1, whose amino-acid sequence MDSASLPTPADMSRCNALIVAQCLMNRHCVCFVANYVRLVGNHACCRTGKCQNHALQCGAGIGIFLLVRKTTILLQRSARLAFWPSLYLDSFGEEVLLNFLMFVILIWTYSCLLHSPLEILPPADEPT is encoded by the exons ATGGACTCCGCCTCGTTGCCCACTCCTGCAG ATATGTCAAGATGCAATGCCCTGATTGTGGCTCAGTGCCTGATGAACCGGCACTGTGTTTGCTTTGTGGCAAACTATGTTCGCCTAGTTGGAAACCATGCATGCTGCAG GACTGGTAAATGCCAGAATCATGCATTGCAATGTGGTGCTGGTATTGGCATATTTCTTCTAGTGAGG AAAACAACAATCCTGTTGCAGCGATCTGCTCGTCTGGCCTTTTGGCCGTCTCTATACCTTGATTCTTTTGGAGAGGAGGTATTGCTTAATTTCCTAATGTTTGTTATTCTTATATGGACTTATAGCTGTTTGTTACATTCTCCGCTTGAAATTTTACCTCCTGCTGATGAACCCACTTGA
- the LOC136475206 gene encoding probable V-type proton ATPase subunit H yields the protein MSADQGRLADGAWTAPVMDRAELTTEQVLKRDIPWEHYMSTKLISGTCLQLLRRYDHKPESQRAPLLEEDGPAYVRVFLNILRSISKEETVEYVLALIDEMLATNPKRAALFYDQSLSGEDIYEPFLRLLWKGNWFVQEKSCKILTDIISARPKLQNDMLPNGDASNSKSKLTSTHDVLRGLVDWLCLQLRNPTHPSCSIPTSIHCLSTLLREPYVRTLFVQADGIKLLIPLISPASTQQSIQLLYETCLCIWLLSFYDAAVDCLSTTRVMPRLVEAVKGSTKEKVVRVVVLSFRNLLAKGAFAAQMIDLGLPQIVQNLKAQAWTDEDLLDALNQLEVGLKENLKKLSSFDKYKQQVLLGHLDWSPMHKDPSFWRENINNFEENDFQILRVLMTIIDTSSDTTALAVACYDLSQFLQYHPSGRIVVADLKAKDQVMKLMNHENTEVRKNALLCVQRLFLGAKYASFLQA from the exons ATGAGCGCCGACCAG GGCCGGCTCGCGGATGGTGCTTGGACTGCCCCCGTCATGGATCGCGCCGAGCTCACCACCGAGCAG GTTCTCAAGCGAGATATTCCATGGGAGCATTACATGTCAACTAAGCTTATCTCCGGAACGTGCCTTCAGCTTTTACGGCGATATGACCACAAACCAGAGAGTCAGCGAGCTCCTTTGCTTGAGGAG GATGGGCCAGCGTATGTCCGAGTTTTCCTGAATATCCTGCGGAGCATCTCCAAGGAAGAGACTGTGGAATACGTGCTTGCTCTCATTGATGAAATGCTTGCAA CAAATCCTAAGCGCGCAGCACTGTTTTATGACCAATCTCTGTCTGGTGAAGATATTTATGAGCCTTTCTTA AGGTTGTTGTGGAAAGGCAACTGGTTTGTACAAGAAAAAAGTTGTAAGATATTGACTGATATAATTAG TGCACGACCAAAGCTTCAGAATGACATGCTTCCAAATGGAGATGCTTCAAATTCAAAGAGCAAACTTACTTCAACACATGATGTATTGAGAGGTTTGGTTGATTGGCTCTGTTTACAG CTGAGGAATCCTACACACCCGAGCTGCTCTATTCCTACTTCTATCCATTGCCTCTCCACTTTGCTCAGAGAACCATATGTTAGGACATTATTTGTTCAAGCTGATGGCATCAAGCTGCTCATTCCTTTGATATCCCCAGCTTCCACACAACAGTCGATTCAG CTCCTTTATGAAACTTGCCTCTGCATCTGGCTTTTATCCTTTTATGATGCTGCAGTTGATTGTTTGTCCACCACAAGGGTTATGCCAAGACTTGTAGAGGCTGTCAAGGGCTCTACTAAAGAGAAG GTGGTCAGAGTTGTTGTGTTGTCCTTCCGTAATTTGCTGGCAAAGGGTGCATTTGCTGCACAGATGATCGATCTTGGATTGCCACAAATAGTACAAAACTTGAAAGCTCAAGCATGGACTGATGAG GATCTGTTAGATGCTCTGAATCAATTAGaggtgggactcaaagaaaaccTCAAGAAGTTGAGTTCCTTTGACAAGTACAAACAGCAAGTTCTTCTTGGTCATCTTGACTGGTCTCCAATGCACAAAGATCCAAGTTTCTGGCGTGAGAACATTAACAATTTTGAAGAAAATGATTTCCAG ATTCTACGAGTTCTCATGACAATCATTGACACATCAAGCGACACCACCGCCCTTGCCGTGGCCTGCTATGACCTCTCACAGTTCCTCCAGTACCATCCATCTGGTCGAATCGTGGTGGCAGACCTCAAGGCCAAGGACCAAGTCATGAAGCTCATGAATCATGAGAACACTGAAGTGAGGAAAAATGCGCTGCTGTGTGTGCAGAGGCTCTTCCTTGGCGCAAAGTATGCAAGTTTCCTCCAGGCTTGA